One window of the Chloroflexia bacterium SDU3-3 genome contains the following:
- a CDS encoding SDR family NAD(P)-dependent oxidoreductase — protein sequence MDVAGKVVIITGASMGIGAAAARVFAEAGAKIVLAARSASKLEEVAKSLPAHAEPLVVPTDMTDSAQVRALVDAAHERFGQIDLLINNAGQALVSAVAEISPERYRQIIELNVMGPLHAMQAVIPKMQAQGGGVIMNISSGVSKMAIPMIGAYASTKYALNGLTLTARNELAGQNIRVLLFHPGQTATEFGHNAMIDGKPSFQAPEVDQIDSAEDVARKMLEAATSEAAEMAMPARH from the coding sequence ATGGACGTAGCAGGCAAGGTTGTGATCATCACCGGCGCTTCGATGGGCATCGGCGCTGCGGCGGCGCGCGTGTTCGCCGAGGCGGGCGCGAAGATCGTGCTGGCGGCGCGCTCGGCTAGTAAGCTGGAAGAGGTGGCCAAAAGCCTTCCGGCCCACGCCGAGCCGCTGGTGGTGCCGACGGATATGACCGACTCGGCGCAGGTGCGCGCCCTAGTCGATGCCGCACACGAGCGCTTCGGCCAGATCGACCTGCTGATCAACAACGCCGGGCAGGCGCTGGTCAGCGCGGTCGCGGAGATCAGCCCCGAGCGCTACCGCCAGATCATCGAGCTGAACGTGATGGGGCCGCTGCACGCGATGCAGGCGGTCATCCCCAAGATGCAGGCCCAGGGCGGCGGCGTGATCATGAACATCAGCTCGGGCGTGAGCAAGATGGCCATCCCGATGATCGGCGCGTATGCCTCCACCAAATACGCCCTCAACGGGCTGACCCTGACCGCGCGCAACGAGCTGGCGGGTCAGAACATCCGCGTGCTGCTGTTCCACCCCGGCCAGACCGCCACCGAGTTTGGCCATAACGCCATGATCGATGGCAAGCCCAGCTTCCAGGCCCCCGAGGTCGATCAAATCGACAGCGCCGAAGACGTGGCCCGCAAGATGCTGGAGGCCGCCACCAGCGAGGCCGCCGAGATGGCCATGCCCGCGCGCCACTAG
- a CDS encoding SDR family oxidoreductase, protein MDLQLTGKRALVTGSSAGIGAAIVRRLAAEGAEVVVHGRDELRASAVAAAIRASGGSASVALGDLSSDAGADAVAAASTAGGPIDILVNNAGVLGMASWAEASAEAWAQKYNINVIGAVRMIQRLVPHMRERGWGRVIQIGGGLSMQPYAMQPDYSATLAARHNLAVSLARELRSSGVTSNVVSPGAVLTEEMRPMLVGMAAAHGWGSDEAEMERNAAQAIAPNDVGRFARPEEIAAAVAFVASPLAAYVSGATIRVDGGTIRSAF, encoded by the coding sequence ATGGATCTTCAGCTTACAGGAAAGCGGGCGCTGGTCACAGGTTCGAGCGCGGGGATCGGCGCGGCCATCGTGCGGCGGCTGGCCGCCGAGGGCGCGGAGGTGGTGGTGCACGGGCGCGACGAGCTACGCGCCAGCGCGGTGGCCGCCGCCATCCGCGCCAGCGGGGGCAGCGCCAGTGTAGCTCTGGGCGATCTGTCCAGCGACGCGGGGGCCGATGCGGTGGCGGCGGCGTCCACGGCGGGCGGGCCGATCGACATCCTAGTGAATAATGCGGGGGTGCTGGGCATGGCCTCATGGGCCGAGGCCAGCGCCGAGGCCTGGGCGCAGAAGTACAACATCAACGTGATCGGGGCGGTGCGCATGATCCAGCGGCTGGTGCCGCACATGCGCGAGCGCGGCTGGGGGCGCGTGATCCAGATCGGCGGCGGCCTCTCCATGCAGCCCTACGCCATGCAGCCCGACTACAGCGCCACGCTGGCCGCCCGCCACAACCTGGCGGTCTCGCTAGCCCGCGAGCTACGCAGCTCCGGCGTCACATCCAATGTCGTCTCCCCCGGCGCGGTGCTCACCGAGGAGATGCGGCCCATGCTCGTGGGCATGGCGGCAGCCCACGGCTGGGGCAGCGACGAGGCTGAGATGGAGCGTAATGCCGCTCAGGCCATCGCGCCAAACGACGTGGGCCGCTTTGCTCGCCCCGAGGAGATCGCGGCGGCGGTCGCATTCGTTGCCAGCCCGCTTGCGGCCTATGTGAGCGGGGCGACCATCCGCGTGGATGGCGGCACGATCCGCTCGGCGTTCTAG
- the ligA gene encoding NAD-dependent DNA ligase LigA, translating into MTTTDPAARVAELTAQIRDHNYRYYVLDDPSVSDAEYDALLRELRAIEAAHPELIAPDSPTQRVGGAPSEKFAKVEHPVPMLSLGNAFDDGDLRAWRDRVLKLLGQGAEVAWVCEPKIDGLAIALTYEQGKFHHGATRGDGAVGEDVSANLRTIKSVPLALQPSAPQPSRIEVRGEVYMRSADFEKLNQRLAAAGERIAANPRNAAAGSLRQKDPSVTATRPLSFFAYAVGPFAGVEIASQWELLGYFRQLGFPVNSDARRFEDFEQALEYCREWMSRRDTLAYEVDGIVLKVDSFAQQERLGVVGRDPRWAIAFKFPARETTSKLVDITVNVGRTGVITPGAIIEPVSLGGVTVRNVSLHNADYIAERDLRIGDYVTVKRAGDVIPYIVGPVVSRRDGSEQPWTMPLTCPACGTALERIEGEAAYRCPNFAICPAQLVRRIEHFVSRGAMDIVGIGEKQAQLFVEIGLVKDVGDLFLLGRESFAGMEGFGERRISNLLAAIEEAKQRPLFRLITGLGIRFVGEVAAKALALRFGSLDALADATEEEIVALEGIGPAVAKSVRQFFAIQANRDLVAKLKQLGVNPTAAPQLPLASAALAGKTFVITGTLPTLSREQASELIEANGGKVTGSVTKKTSYLVVGADPGGSKYTKAVALGIAQLDEDALLALVGPQDTAPAGDEPAPEAPSAPDGGQISMDL; encoded by the coding sequence ATGACAACTACAGACCCTGCCGCGCGCGTGGCCGAGCTGACCGCGCAGATCCGCGACCATAACTACCGCTACTATGTGCTGGATGACCCCAGCGTGAGCGACGCCGAGTACGACGCGCTGCTGCGCGAGCTGCGCGCCATCGAGGCGGCGCACCCCGAGCTGATCGCGCCCGACTCGCCCACGCAGCGGGTGGGCGGCGCGCCCTCGGAGAAGTTCGCCAAGGTCGAGCACCCCGTGCCGATGCTCTCGCTGGGCAACGCGTTTGACGACGGCGACCTGCGGGCCTGGCGCGACCGCGTGCTGAAGCTGCTGGGCCAGGGCGCCGAGGTGGCATGGGTGTGCGAGCCGAAGATCGACGGGCTGGCCATCGCGCTCACCTATGAGCAGGGCAAGTTCCACCACGGCGCGACGCGCGGCGACGGCGCGGTGGGCGAGGACGTGAGCGCCAACCTGCGGACGATCAAGTCTGTCCCGCTCGCGCTGCAGCCCTCGGCCCCGCAGCCCAGCCGGATCGAGGTGCGCGGCGAGGTCTACATGCGCTCCGCCGATTTCGAGAAGCTGAACCAGCGGCTGGCGGCGGCAGGCGAGCGGATCGCGGCCAACCCGCGCAACGCCGCCGCCGGATCGCTGCGCCAGAAAGACCCGAGCGTGACAGCCACGCGCCCGCTGAGCTTCTTCGCCTACGCGGTGGGGCCGTTCGCGGGTGTGGAGATCGCGAGCCAGTGGGAGCTGCTGGGCTACTTCCGCCAGCTGGGCTTCCCGGTGAACAGCGACGCCCGCCGGTTTGAGGATTTTGAGCAGGCCCTGGAGTACTGCCGCGAGTGGATGTCGCGCCGTGACACGCTGGCCTACGAGGTCGACGGGATCGTGCTGAAGGTGGACAGCTTCGCGCAGCAGGAGCGGCTGGGCGTGGTGGGCCGCGACCCGCGCTGGGCGATCGCGTTCAAGTTCCCGGCCCGCGAGACCACCAGCAAGCTGGTGGACATCACCGTAAACGTGGGCCGCACCGGCGTGATCACGCCGGGCGCGATCATCGAGCCGGTGAGCCTGGGCGGCGTGACGGTGCGCAACGTGAGCCTGCACAACGCCGACTACATCGCCGAGCGCGACCTGCGGATCGGCGACTATGTGACGGTGAAGCGGGCGGGCGACGTGATCCCCTACATCGTGGGGCCGGTGGTGTCGCGCCGCGATGGCAGCGAGCAGCCCTGGACGATGCCGCTGACATGCCCGGCCTGCGGCACCGCGCTGGAGCGGATCGAGGGCGAGGCGGCCTACCGCTGCCCGAACTTCGCGATCTGCCCGGCCCAGCTGGTGCGCCGGATCGAGCACTTTGTCTCGCGCGGGGCGATGGACATCGTGGGCATCGGCGAAAAGCAGGCCCAGCTGTTTGTGGAGATCGGGCTGGTAAAGGATGTGGGCGACCTATTCCTGCTGGGGCGCGAGTCGTTCGCGGGGATGGAGGGCTTCGGCGAGCGCCGGATCAGCAACCTGCTGGCGGCGATCGAGGAGGCCAAGCAGCGCCCGCTGTTCCGCCTGATCACGGGCCTAGGTATCCGCTTTGTGGGCGAGGTGGCGGCCAAGGCGCTGGCGCTGCGCTTCGGGTCGCTGGATGCGCTGGCCGACGCGACCGAGGAGGAGATCGTGGCGCTGGAGGGCATCGGCCCGGCGGTGGCCAAGAGCGTGCGCCAGTTCTTCGCCATCCAGGCCAACCGCGATCTGGTGGCCAAGCTCAAGCAGCTGGGCGTGAACCCCACCGCCGCCCCGCAGCTGCCGCTGGCCAGCGCCGCGCTGGCGGGCAAGACATTCGTGATCACCGGCACGCTGCCCACGCTCAGCCGCGAGCAGGCCAGCGAGCTGATCGAGGCGAACGGCGGCAAGGTGACAGGCAGCGTGACCAAGAAGACCAGCTACTTGGTGGTGGGGGCCGACCCGGGCGGCTCGAAGTACACCAAGGCGGTGGCCCTGGGCATCGCGCAGCTCGACGAGGATGCGCTGCTGGCCCTGGTCGGCCCGCAGGATACCGCGCCAGCGGGTGACGAGCCAGCGCCCGAGGCCCCAAGCGCGCCGGACGGCGGCCAGATATCGATGGATCTGTAG
- a CDS encoding phosphoribosylanthranilate isomerase → MYTRVKVCCIRSMEEAQLAIMAGAAALGFVSAMPSGPGAIGEDMIAAIVATVPPPIATFLLTSAQDAATIIEQQRRMGASTIQLVDAQQPATYAALRQALPGIRLVQVIHVAGEAAVEEACRAATHVDALLLDPGDPTLPIEQLGGTGRVHNWQISRRIVERCGLPVFLAGGLTHENVAAATRTVGPFALDVCAGVRTSGRLDADKLRRFIAAAAQVS, encoded by the coding sequence ATGTACACACGGGTGAAGGTCTGCTGCATCCGCTCGATGGAGGAGGCCCAGCTGGCGATCATGGCGGGGGCGGCGGCGCTGGGCTTCGTGTCGGCTATGCCCAGCGGGCCGGGCGCGATCGGCGAGGACATGATCGCCGCGATTGTGGCGACGGTGCCGCCGCCGATCGCCACCTTCCTGCTTACCAGCGCGCAGGATGCGGCCACGATCATAGAGCAGCAGCGGCGCATGGGGGCCAGCACCATCCAGCTGGTGGATGCGCAGCAGCCCGCCACCTACGCGGCGCTGCGCCAGGCGCTGCCCGGCATTCGCCTAGTGCAGGTCATCCATGTCGCTGGCGAGGCGGCGGTGGAGGAGGCGTGCCGCGCGGCGACTCATGTGGATGCGCTGCTGCTCGACCCGGGCGACCCCACGCTGCCGATCGAGCAGCTGGGCGGCACCGGGCGCGTGCACAACTGGCAGATCAGCCGCCGCATTGTGGAGCGCTGCGGCCTACCAGTGTTTCTGGCGGGCGGTCTCACCCACGAGAATGTGGCGGCGGCCACGCGCACCGTTGGGCCGTTTGCGCTGGATGTGTGCGCGGGCGTGCGCACCAGCGGCAGGCTCGACGCCGACAAGCTGCGCCGCTTTATTGCGGCGGCGGCACAAGTGAGCTGA